The region ACGGGATGCCAGTGGCGTTACGTTCCCAAAGATCTGCCGCCCAAGAGCACGCTGTTTGGTTATTTCGACCTTTGGAACTGGGACGGCACGCTGGATCGCATTCATCACGCGCTCTACGTGAAGTGTCGCGAAGCCATGGATCGTGAAGCGAGCCCGACGGCCTGCGTCATCGACAGCCAGAGCGTAAAGAGCGCGAAAAAAGGGGGCGCCGCATCGATCCGAGCGGCTATGATGTTGGCAAGAAGATCAAAGGCAAGAAGCGCCATATCCTCGTCGATAGGTTAGGCCTGCTGCTGGATGCTGTTGTGCATCCAGCCGATATTCAAGATCGTGACGGTGGCGTACTTGTCCTCTCCACCTTGTTCGGCTTGTGTCCGTTTTTGCAAAAGCTCTTTGCTGATGGGGGATATCAGGGCCCAGTCTTTCAAAAGGCTTCAGCCAAAATCCTGCCGCATATACAAATCGAAATCGTCAAACGCTCCGATCGGGCTAAAGGGTTTGAGCTTTTGCCGCGACGTTGGGTTGTCGAACGCACCTTCGCTTGGCTCAATCGCTGCCGTCGCCTGACCAAGGATTTCGAAAACCTCCCCCGAAACGCGCTCGCTTTTCTCCGCCTCGCCTCGATTCGTCTCATGCTCAGAAAGCTTTGTCTGAGTTAATGAACTTTTCGGACTGACTCTAAGGATACGAAGATGTACAGGTCGGGCGAAAGTCTCCTGATCATATTGGTGGGCGGCGTCATCGCCGGATGGTTGTGCGGTCAAATCGTGCAAGGCACTGGGTTTGGGATCGTCGGCGATCTCCTGATCGGAATCGTAGGCACCTTCATCGGTAGTTGTGCCACCTTCGGTGCGCTGGTACTGTTGCTGATAATCCGGCTCGTTCGTGGCGGAGGCGGATGGCGAGCGAGTTGGGAGAAACGCTGGTAGCCGACCGCTTGGTGCGCCGCAAGCGTGTAGGCGCCTTTTGGATGGCCAGGTGACAGAGCCTCAGATCCCATGCGAGCGGCACTTTGGATGTCCAGTTGGCATTGTCGCATTGGCCAAGAATAGGCGATATTCGCGCAGTTTTAGCTCAGCGACGAGCGTCCTACGGCATTGAAGTTTAGACATCTGGACTTTGAGCACCGGGCTATTGACAGGTAGAACGGATTACCGTGACAGTGCCCCTATGAGTGCTCGATCAAATTGGCCCCGCAATCGGCTTTTACTCGCCCTGCCATCGTCCAATCTCAAGCAGCTTATGCCGGAGCTTGAGCGCATTCGCTGCCAACGCGAGCAGGTCCTAATGGACGCTGATAGTTCGCTCGACCATGTATTCTTCCCCGATAGCGGTGTCGTCTCGGTGGTGGCGGTTTATGCGGACGGCAGTATCATTGAGATGGCAACGATTGGTAGGGAGGGTTGCACGGCTACTCAAGCCGTCTTCGGTGCCAAGACTTCCTCCGTCCGGCTTCTCGTCCAGATCCCGGGGGACGCAGCAAAGATGTCGCGCGTGGCGTTCACACGGGCCATGGGGTCGATGCCGTCCTTCCGAAATCTCATGTACGCTTACGTCCAAGCCTTTCTCGAACAGGTCCTGGTGTCAGTAGCGTGCAACGGTGCGCACAGCCTCAAGCAGCGGCTAGCGCGTTGGCTGCTCATGATGCGTGACCGCGGTGACGATGACGCACTGCAGATCACTCAGAACCTGCTCGCCGAAATGCTGGGTGTCCAGAGGCCAACCATCACGAATGCTGCCCGGGAGTTGGAACGTGCCGGTTTGATTGCGCGCGGCCGACGGCAAGTCACGATACTTGATCGGCAGGGCCTTGTGAAGGCATCTTGTGAATGTTATCAGTTGGTTCGGGCGCGCGTCGCTTTTCACCTTCCCAAAACCTACGCGTAAAAAGTGTGCCCCGCCTAATCGGTAATGTACATTACCGACAAACCCCTCTCAACGAGCTAACAATTAAGAGTGGTGGAGGCTGACGTAAGCCCTCGAGCAAGATCGTGTTCTTGCTTTTGAGGATCAGTCTCGTCATCGGAAGTGCAGGAGCCGCATGCACGACGTCAACCCTCTGGATATCGTGGAGACAATCCGCGAAGGTGTCCTCGTGCTCGATGCCGATCTGACGGTCCGCTTTGCGAACCGTTCCTTCTGCGACACATTCGCAGTCGCGCCAGAGCATACAGTCGGGCGGAAGCTCTATGAGATCGGCAAGGGACAGTGGGACATTCCCAAGCTCCGCACCTCGCTCGAGACCATCATTTCTGGCCGAAAAACCATCGAGGCCTTTGAAGTCGAAAATTTCTTCCCGTCAATCGGCCGGCGCATAATGGCGTTCAACGCGCGCAAGCTTTACCAGCCTGACAACAAGATACAACAGATCCTCCTGGCGATCGAAGACGTCACCGAGCGCGTGAGGCTCGAGCGCGAGCACGCTGCTGCACACGAGCGGATCGGTATGCTGCTGCAAGAGCTGACGCACCGGGTCAAGAACAGCCTGCAGTTTATTGCTTCAATGGTCAGGCTTGAAGCGCGGAGCAACAACAGCGTCGAGGCCAAAGCGGCGCTTGAGAGGGTTTCGCATCGCATCACCGCCCTCGGACAGCTCTATTCAAAGCTAAGCAAAGCCGACAGCGTTGAGGCTGTCGATGCGGCGACCTATCTGGATGAGTTATGTGGCGACCTTATCGCGTCAGTACATAAGGAAGGCTCCACGTCCATCGTGCTCAAGAAGGACATCGAGAGCGTGCTCCTGCCGACTGATCGAGCAATTCCGATCGGGCTCATTGTGAACGAGCTCGTCACGAATGCCGTCAAATATGGTTTTCCGGGCGAAGCTAAGGGCACGGTCATGGTAACGCTAAAGCGGGTGCTCGGGGGCCTTCGCTTGACGGTCGCCGACGACGGCCAAGGGCTCGATCCTCGACGAGCCGATTCCGGTCTAGGCCGCCGGCTGGTCGACGGCTTCGCCCTACAGCTCGGCGGCCAGGTCGAGCGGAAGAGCGACAGTCGGGGTACCACTGTGCACCTAATCTTACCTTCACATGAAGGCTCGTAGGGATCACATACCCGGGAGCGCTATTGCCCTATCGCGCGGGAGACTTAGCGGAGCCCGCCCATGCTACACAAGCGGGAGTCACACGGTTTTTCACCATCGTTATCACATCGTCTGGATCACGAAGTATCGCGATGGCGCGTTGCGGGAGCGGATACGAACGATTTTCCGGCACGTGTACAAAGAAAATTGGGCGTCCAGATCGTATCCGGCGTTTTGTCGCGAGAACATGTCCAAATGTTCGTGGAAATCCCGCCGCATATTGCCGTCAGCGACTTTGTGCGGCGCGTCAGCCGCACAGCTTTCTTTTTGAACTCATCCATGAAACGCCTTTGTTTGTTGCCGCTCATAGCCACCTCCTCAATCTTTCATAAGGGATGGCTCTGCATTTTTGCGTGGCAAGTCCACAGGGTCGGTTCCGCGTTTTCACATCGCATTGGCGCGCCTTGTCCGCGGCGGCGGTGCATCGCGTTCAGCGTCCAGCGTCAGTCAGGGCGGCGGGGGGGACGTTGAAATCATATGCCAACGCGCAGCCAAATAGCGAGCGTCTTCTTAGGCACGGTGCATCGCAGGCCGCTTCCCCTATGGGGCGAGAGTGGTCAATTTTGCTCAGACGTTCCGCGCGACCGTGTCTAATCTGCGCAATCGTGGGCGGCTGCAATATTCCCACGTCGGTCCAAGGCATCGGCAAATCACTGGCTGGGTCAACTAAATTCCGGCTAACAATGGCTCAAGCAACGGAGAAAAAAAGATGGCTGTTCGTACCTTGACACTCTGCACAATCATATCGCTGCTCATGGGGGGGATAGCCGTCGCCGGCCAGCCAGGAGATACATCCGGTCCTGCGGCGGGAAAAAACGTCGAACCGAGCACAGCAGTTCAGAAGGATGAAGGTCGCTCGACCACCGGCGGACAAGACCTGCGAGGCTCTCCGAATGCGGCCGGCGCACCCGGCGTGGAGGGTAAGCCTGGATCAGAAAGTGGCGCGGTCCCACAGAATCGAATGGCGCCCACCTCGGGCAAATAATGCATGTGGCAACATAACCGATAAAATCAGCTAGGCTGAACATCCGCGCTATTTGCTTGGATCGCTTTAGTTGGGGGTTCGCAAGGATCGACGCCGAGCCGATAACGAAGCCGCTTTTCGGATATGTCTCGGACGCGAACTGCAGCGGCCCCATGGCGCCTCGGCGACATTGCGGTTCTGTCCCCAGTGCTCTCCACCTGTAAGGGAGTGCTCTCCACCGGTAAGGGTAGGATAATGATCCAAAAGCCAGCCGAGGCCCAACTTATCTGCTTCCCAAACCTTGGCAGGCTCAAGGTGATACCTGATCTAGAGGGCAAGATGGACGATAGTACCAAAGCAAATTGGAAACAAATGATCGCCAGTGAATTCGAACCCCTGGATCAAACTCCATCGCCGGGTGGCTTTACCCAGGCGCAAAACATTGCAGACCGGCGCACGGCGCGAGCATCCGAGTATGCAGCGGCGCAAC is a window of Methylocapsa sp. D3K7 DNA encoding:
- a CDS encoding IS5 family transposase (programmed frameshift): MWTSENRPKYNRDKLRYPSDLTDDEWSHIEPIIPPAKRGGRKRSVEPREIVNGLMYVLSTGCQWRYVPKDLPPKSTLFGYFDLWNWDGTLDRIHHALYVKCREAMDREASPTACVIDSQSVKSGEKRGRRIDPSGYDVGKKIKGKKRHILVDRLGLLLDAVVHPADIQDRDGGVLVLSTLFGLCPFLQKLFADGGYQGPVFQKASAKILPHIQIEIVKRSDRAKGFELLPRRWVVERTFAWLNRCRRLTKDFENLPRNALAFLRLASIRLMLRKLCLS
- a CDS encoding GlsB/YeaQ/YmgE family stress response membrane protein, whose amino-acid sequence is MYRSGESLLIILVGGVIAGWLCGQIVQGTGFGIVGDLLIGIVGTFIGSCATFGALVLLLIIRLVRGGGGWRASWEKRW
- a CDS encoding Crp/Fnr family transcriptional regulator — encoded protein: MDADSSLDHVFFPDSGVVSVVAVYADGSIIEMATIGREGCTATQAVFGAKTSSVRLLVQIPGDAAKMSRVAFTRAMGSMPSFRNLMYAYVQAFLEQVLVSVACNGAHSLKQRLARWLLMMRDRGDDDALQITQNLLAEMLGVQRPTITNAARELERAGLIARGRRQVTILDRQGLVKASCECYQLVRARVAFHLPKTYA
- a CDS encoding histidine kinase dimerization/phosphoacceptor domain -containing protein; the protein is MHDVNPLDIVETIREGVLVLDADLTVRFANRSFCDTFAVAPEHTVGRKLYEIGKGQWDIPKLRTSLETIISGRKTIEAFEVENFFPSIGRRIMAFNARKLYQPDNKIQQILLAIEDVTERVRLEREHAAAHERIGMLLQELTHRVKNSLQFIASMVRLEARSNNSVEAKAALERVSHRITALGQLYSKLSKADSVEAVDAATYLDELCGDLIASVHKEGSTSIVLKKDIESVLLPTDRAIPIGLIVNELVTNAVKYGFPGEAKGTVMVTLKRVLGGLRLTVADDGQGLDPRRADSGLGRRLVDGFALQLGGQVERKSDSRGTTVHLILPSHEGS